TGTTCCCCTGGTCGGCAGTCGCCGGAATCAGGGGGAAGCGGTTGATCAGGATGACAATGCCGGCAACTGCTGTAAACGAAAGTTGGAAAGATACGGAGAAAAGAGCGGTCGGGTCGAGAGTGAGGATTGCAAGCGAAGCAAAGCAGATGCTGTTGAAAATTGAGTTCTTGCGGTCGGTGACAACCGCAGCGATGAGAATTGCCGTCATGATGAAGGCTCTCACCGATGGCGGATTAGCCCCGGACAGGGCCGTATAGTATAGCAGTGGGAAGATCGATAGTCCTGCGGCTATTTTCCATATCGGATAACGGAGCATCAGCCCGGTAGAACTTTTCAGGAGCAGACTGATCAGGAAGGTGCTGGCGAGAAACAGGAGGACCATGTGCATCCCTGATATGGCCAGCAGATGAAAGGTGCCGGCCTTCCTGAAGTTCTGAAGGATGTCGGTGGACAACCAGTCCCTTTGTCCGGTGAGGATTGCGGCATAGAGCCCCTTGGCGGTGTCGTTCAACTCCGAGCTTTGGATAAACCGGATGATCCTGTTTCTGTTCTGCTGAAAAAAGATGGCTGATGAGTCAAGGAGAGTGTCAGGTGGTGATTCTCCGAGGGTGAGAGCGATGGCTGCCGGGGATCTGACCCGGCCGATAACATGGATATTCCTGTCGGCCAGGAATTGACGGTAATCGAATGCCCCGGGTGTGCCGTTCCTGCGGACTCTGGAAATATCGGCCCTGATGAGGACTTTTTTCCCCGGGGTGAATTCCGGTGGTATCGGGAAATCCATGTTCAGGAGGACCAGACCACTGGTCCCTGCCGGAGAATTTCTTTCAAGGAGAACTTCTTCGGCGCTGAGCAGAAGCCTGCTTTTGTCCCTTGCAACAGCCGTGACTGAACGGATCGTCCCGGCGAGAGTCACATCGGCTGGTCTGGAAATCAGATGGTAGAGGTGAGATGGTGATGCAGGCTCACTGACCTTGTTGATGTGGACGATTCCGGCGACAAAAAAAAGAACGATGACAATCACGGAAGGGGCGGCTTTACGGGCGCGGAGGAATGAAAACAGGAGGACGGCGGAAAGGAGGACGATGAACGCTGAAAAATATAGGGCGTATCCGGCAGGGGGTCCCTCCAGTCGGCCGTAAACAATACCGGCCATTAAAGCTATGGCCGGTAACAGAAGGGGGCTGGTGGAGAAGAGAGGCGGGTCAGTCAAGGAAGTTCTTGAGTTTTTCCCGGCGGCTGGAATGACGGAGACGATTCAGGGCCTTTTTCTCTATCTGGCGAATTCTTTCGCGGGAGACATTGAACCGCTTGCCGATTTCTTCAAGGGTGTACTCGGCGGTTTCGCCGATCCCGAAGCGAAGCCTGATAATCTTTTCTTCGCGGGGGCTCAAGGTGGCGAGAATTCCGGTCACCCGTTCGGCCAGTTCCTGGTTCTTCACGGATTCATAGGGTGATATCGATTCCTGGTTCTCCAGGAAGTCCCCAAGGGTGCTGTCGTCATCGCCGACAGGGGTTTCCAGGGAGATGGGCTCTCGCGATGCCTCGAGGATAGCGAGAATCTTGTCCATCGGCAGACCGGTTTTTTCGGAAATTTCGACAGGTGTCGGTTCCCGGCCAAGCTCCTTGAGGAGTGAATAAAAAGCCTTGAAAAACTGGCTGCGAAGCTCCAGGAAATGAACAGGAAGTCTGATCGTCCTGGTTTTGTCGAGAATGGCCCTGGTGATGGCCTGCCGGATCCACCAGCTGGCATAGGTGCTGAACTTGTTGCCCTTTGTATAATCAAAACGGAAGACAGCCCGCATCAGGCCGAGATTGCCTTCCTGGATGAGATCGGCAAGAGTCAGCCCCTGGTGCATGTATCTTTTGGCGATGCTCACGACAAGCCTGAGATTGGCCTTGATCATTGCATCTTTGGCCTGTTCGATGGACCGGGTATACATCGCGATCTTGTACTTCACTTCGCGCAGTTCTTTGTTGTTCGAGTAGAGCTCGCAGCAGGCATCAACCGCCTTGGTCATGAAGTTCAGGTGCTGTTTTTTCGGCTTCAGCGTAGGGTCGCGCTTTTCCCAGAGTGCAATGCGCTCGACCAGGGCTTTGATTTCGTTCGTTTGCGTGGACTCGGTCCGGATCGCGAGGATGATCGCGTCAAAACCCTGGCGGATGGCCTTGCTGTATTTTTCTTCCTCGGCGGGGGTTAGGAGTTCAAACTGCCCCATTTCCCGAAGGTAGGTGGTAGTGGTTTCTTCGATTTCCTGGCTGTCTTCGCCCTTATTGATGGAAATGGGCTCAAGCATCTCCTCCCCGGGGATCGGTTCATCCGTTTCGAGGACTTCTGCATCCGGAATTTCCAGGTCGGGGGAGTCAGTCTCGGAATCATCGTTGCTCTGGGTATGGATCTCGCGGCGGTGCTTGTCGAGCTCTTTCTGGCTGATGACCTTGATGCCGTTTTCTGCAAGGTATTGGAAGATGGAGTCGATGAACTCGGGGCCTTTTTCTTCCGGGATCAGATCATTGAGCAGTGTGATGGAAATAAATCCTTCACTCTTGCCGATCTTCAGCAGTTTTTTCTTGATTTCGACAGGCACAGGCAGGTTGCTCCCTGGATTTGTATATTTGGATATGGTGATTTGATTTGAACTCCACACTATATAAACTATTTAAATCGAAAGCAAGTCGATTATCTGTCTTTTGCCGAGATATTGAAACTTTGTCATCCTCGCAAAAAATCCACGCCACAGAAGGGCTCTGCCATCCAGTTCACGGATGTCTTTTGAGCGGATTGGTTCAGGAGAGGGGAAAAAACTCGCCGCGCATACATTCCGGCTTGGAGCACGGAATTGCATGCGGATCGGCTGTTGGTGAAAAGTGTTCATGATAAATTTTATCACAACTCCTGGCGGGGCAATAATATTTTTTGTTCAGCCCTCAACATTGTATGATACGTTTTACAATGCGAAACTGAAATTGGTCGATCCTGTGCAATCAGGCAAATCGGAATGCTTTGTATTCACCCTTCGGGTATAAGTTTCGTACGAGCAGACAAGCTGCTCAACTCAGCTATATCTCTATCGGGAGCATAAAAATGAACTTTGCGAGAGGCAGTGGGGTTCTTCTGCATATATCCTCTTTACCCGGCCGGTTCGGAATCGGCGATCTTGGACGTGGTGCATACGAATTTATAGACTTTCTCGCCGATTCCAGGCAGAAATACTGGCAGTTTCTACCCATCGGCCCAACCTGCGCAATATCGGCCAACTCTCCGTACATGTCGTTTTCCGCCTTTGCCGGAAATCCGCTCTTGATTGACCCGGAAGAGCTGCTGGCTGAGGGTCTGCTGATGCGGGAGGATTTTACCTATGTTCCTGATTTCTCAGAATATCTGGTTGATTTTGACCGGGTGGCTCTCTGCAAAGCGGAAATGCTCGGCAAGGCATGGCGCTCTTTTTGCGAGTCAGCTGACCAGGACCATGGGTACCGGGAGTTCTGTGAAAAAGCTTTCTGGCTCAATGATTATGCCCTCTTCATGGCGATCAAGGAGAAATATCAGTCCGGTCCTTGGTATGGATGGCCTGCCGAAATTGCGGGTCGGAATGAGGCGGCGCTCAAAGAGGAAGCCGGAAAATTGTCGGGCCGGATCGGATATCACCGTTTCGTCCAGTACTGTTTCCATCGCCAGTGGCAGAAGATGAAAGCCTATGCCTCCTCGAAAGGTGTCTCGCTGGTCGGTGATATGCCGATCTATGTGGCCCATGACAGTGTGGATGTCTGGGCAAATCCGGACTGCTTTCTGCTGGACAGGAAAACCCTCGCCCTCACCCATGTTGCCGGGGTCCCTCCGGATTATTTCAGCGACACCGGCCAGCGTTGGGGCAACCCATTGTACCGCTGGCAGGAGAAAAGGGGCGTCGTGAATCACCCGCTCTACGAGTGGTGGGTAAAAAGGTTTCAGGCAATGTTCACGATTTCCGACATCTGCCGGATCGATCATTTTCGGGGATTTGAATCCTGCTGGCAGATCGCCGCCTCCGAGAAGACGGCGGTCAACGGTCGCTGGTTGAAAGGGCCGGGGCTTGATTTTTTTAAAGCGATGCAGCATGAGCTTGGGGACTTGCCGATCATTGCCGAGGACCTGGGAATCATTACGCCGGAGGTGATTGAACTGCGGGAAAAGCTGCAGTTCCCGGGGATGAAGATCCTCCAGTTTGCCTTTGACAGTGATGCCGGGAATCTTTATCTGCCCCATAATTTTTCCGACGCCAATTGTGTTGTTTTCACCGGCACGCATGATAACGACACGACCCTGGGCTGGTTCCTGAGTGATAAACTGTCGGAACCCGTCCGACATAAAATCCTTAAATATGCCAACAGTAACGGTTCCGGCATCCACCGGGACATGATCCGTCTGGCCATGTCGTCGGTGGCGAATATCTCCATCTACCCGATGCAGGACTTGCTCGGATTCGGCACAGACTGTAGGATGAATACCCCGGGAACCGTTGCCGGCAACTGGCGATGGCGCTGCGCGTCACGTTTTATAACTGACGAACTCGCCCAATGGCTCCGCCGGGAAACCGAGTTTTACAACCGGGCCTAGCGGAGAACAAAAAAAAGACAATATATATCGATTCGTCTGAATGTTGTGTTCAGGCCTCTTTTTGCGGAATAACAATCTGGTGACCCATGGATAAGATACCTGTTTTTCTCGGCAGTCCCCGCCGGAAGGGGAATTCGGAAGCGCTGGCCGACGCTGTGATTCGGGGAATCGAAGAAGCGGGCGGAAAAGCTGAAGTCGTGCGTCTGGTCGATTACAAGATCGCACCCTGTATCGGCTGCGGCGGTTGTGACAAGACCGGTAAATGCGTGATAATCGACGATATGCAGCAGATGTGTGAAAAGATCATCAACGCAAGGCGCCTGATCATTGTCTCCCCCATTTACTTCTACTCGGTCACCGCCCAGACCAAGGCCTTTATTGATCGGTGCCAGGCTTTATGGAACAGGAAGCGGTTGCTCAAAAAGAAAGGGGAGTGGCAGGAAGATCCGGACCGCAAGGGGTATCTCGTTTCTGTCGCCGCCACCAGGGGGGAAAAGGTCTTCGATGGCGCGGTCCTTACCATGATCTACACCTGCGATGCCATGGGAATCGGGTATGGCGGGGGGCTTTTGGTCCGGGGTGTGGACAGCCGGGGCGAGATGAAAAAAGACTCGGCGAATCTTGAAAAGGGTATCGCCTTCGGCCGGGATTGTCTGAAATAAACCGATGATATTAGGTTGACAAAAGGCGGTTATTTATTTAAAAACCATTTCTTCATTATCTGGCCCCTTCGTCTAGCGGTTCAGGACATTGGCCTCTCACGCCGAAGATCACGGGTTCGAATCCCGTAGGGGTCACCAGAGAATATCTAATCATTTCAAATGGTTAGTTGAAAATTTTGGACAAATTTCGCGCATTGTGACTAACATTGTGCCTAATTTGTCCATTTTTTTTGCCTCAACTCTTCCAAAACTGGTTCCCAAAACTCAAACCGTCTTCCTTTGTGAGGTTCGGAATATAGCGGCTGTAAGTCCGGTAGACCATCGATGTGTCTACGTGTCCTAGAACTCTTGCCACCCATTCCGGTGATTCACCCAGAGTCATCGCCCAAGATGCAAAAGTATGTCTGGTTTCATACATACGTCTTGAGGGAAGCCCACTTTTTTCCAATGCCAGCTTCCAGACCAGACTTAAATTTGTCTGGTTGATCACATTGCCGTCCATATTCAAAAATAC
The window above is part of the Pseudomonadota bacterium genome. Proteins encoded here:
- a CDS encoding sigma-70 family RNA polymerase sigma factor yields the protein MPVEIKKKLLKIGKSEGFISITLLNDLIPEEKGPEFIDSIFQYLAENGIKVISQKELDKHRREIHTQSNDDSETDSPDLEIPDAEVLETDEPIPGEEMLEPISINKGEDSQEIEETTTTYLREMGQFELLTPAEEEKYSKAIRQGFDAIILAIRTESTQTNEIKALVERIALWEKRDPTLKPKKQHLNFMTKAVDACCELYSNNKELREVKYKIAMYTRSIEQAKDAMIKANLRLVVSIAKRYMHQGLTLADLIQEGNLGLMRAVFRFDYTKGNKFSTYASWWIRQAITRAILDKTRTIRLPVHFLELRSQFFKAFYSLLKELGREPTPVEISEKTGLPMDKILAILEASREPISLETPVGDDDSTLGDFLENQESISPYESVKNQELAERVTGILATLSPREEKIIRLRFGIGETAEYTLEEIGKRFNVSRERIRQIEKKALNRLRHSSRREKLKNFLD
- the malQ gene encoding 4-alpha-glucanotransferase — encoded protein: MNFARGSGVLLHISSLPGRFGIGDLGRGAYEFIDFLADSRQKYWQFLPIGPTCAISANSPYMSFSAFAGNPLLIDPEELLAEGLLMREDFTYVPDFSEYLVDFDRVALCKAEMLGKAWRSFCESADQDHGYREFCEKAFWLNDYALFMAIKEKYQSGPWYGWPAEIAGRNEAALKEEAGKLSGRIGYHRFVQYCFHRQWQKMKAYASSKGVSLVGDMPIYVAHDSVDVWANPDCFLLDRKTLALTHVAGVPPDYFSDTGQRWGNPLYRWQEKRGVVNHPLYEWWVKRFQAMFTISDICRIDHFRGFESCWQIAASEKTAVNGRWLKGPGLDFFKAMQHELGDLPIIAEDLGIITPEVIELREKLQFPGMKILQFAFDSDAGNLYLPHNFSDANCVVFTGTHDNDTTLGWFLSDKLSEPVRHKILKYANSNGSGIHRDMIRLAMSSVANISIYPMQDLLGFGTDCRMNTPGTVAGNWRWRCASRFITDELAQWLRRETEFYNRA
- a CDS encoding flavodoxin family protein, whose product is MDKIPVFLGSPRRKGNSEALADAVIRGIEEAGGKAEVVRLVDYKIAPCIGCGGCDKTGKCVIIDDMQQMCEKIINARRLIIVSPIYFYSVTAQTKAFIDRCQALWNRKRLLKKKGEWQEDPDRKGYLVSVAATRGEKVFDGAVLTMIYTCDAMGIGYGGGLLVRGVDSRGEMKKDSANLEKGIAFGRDCLK